One window of Botrimarina mediterranea genomic DNA carries:
- a CDS encoding glycoside hydrolase family 3 protein encodes MMTRRFVLVLALVAASFSTAQVATLAQHKPGEFSAYDDIANELLGRMTLAEKVGQMTQADLQYLGDLSDVRTLALGSVLSGGNSDPKDGNSPEAWARANDACQREALATRLGVPLLYGVDAVHGHSNVIGAVIFPHNIGLGCTRDPSLVEEVHRITAIEMRRTGVNWDFAPCVTVPQDDRWGRTYEGFGESPALATLLGAAAVSGLQGNDLADPLRVLGCAKHFVGDGGTSAEKRDASSSEFRAGVRLRLDQGDTRVDEATLRRVHLAPYPAAIAAGVGTIMPSYSSWNGEKCSASHYLLTEVLKEELGFEGFLISDYNAIDQLASDYKECIRLSINAGMDMVMVPERYQEFVTKLTELVNEGAVPMERIDDAVRRILRVKAAMGLLGPDPVIMSDANLASSFGSEPHREVARRAVRQSLVLLKNDGVLPLKDGNFAVTGSAADDLGMQCGGWTIDWQGKTGDVTTGGVTIRDALADAANDRLVAESDQAEAIVVVVGEKPYAEGTGDTDEPKLSDEDQDAVEAAVATDKPVVLVVISGRPLVLGDAADKCAAVVAAWLPGTEGAGVADVLLGDYAPTGKLSFTWPKSADQHPINIGDENYEPLYPYGHGLCY; translated from the coding sequence ATGATGACGCGCCGTTTCGTTTTGGTGCTCGCCCTCGTTGCAGCTTCTTTCTCGACGGCTCAAGTCGCAACCCTTGCGCAACACAAGCCCGGGGAGTTCTCCGCTTACGACGACATCGCCAACGAGCTGCTCGGCCGCATGACGCTCGCCGAGAAGGTCGGGCAGATGACACAAGCCGACTTGCAGTACCTCGGCGACCTCAGCGATGTCCGCACGCTCGCGCTCGGCTCGGTCCTCAGTGGCGGCAACTCCGACCCGAAAGACGGCAACTCGCCCGAAGCCTGGGCCCGCGCCAACGACGCCTGCCAGCGCGAAGCGCTCGCCACCCGACTCGGTGTGCCGCTGCTCTACGGTGTTGATGCCGTGCACGGGCACAGCAACGTGATTGGCGCGGTCATTTTCCCACACAACATCGGCCTCGGTTGCACGCGCGACCCGTCGCTCGTCGAAGAAGTCCATCGCATCACCGCCATCGAGATGCGTCGAACTGGCGTCAACTGGGACTTCGCCCCCTGCGTGACGGTGCCGCAGGACGACCGCTGGGGCCGCACTTACGAAGGCTTCGGCGAATCGCCGGCGTTGGCGACGCTGCTCGGCGCTGCGGCCGTCAGCGGCCTACAGGGTAACGACCTCGCCGACCCCCTGCGGGTGCTCGGCTGCGCGAAGCACTTTGTTGGCGACGGTGGAACCTCCGCCGAGAAACGCGACGCCAGCTCAAGCGAGTTCCGTGCCGGCGTCCGCCTGCGTCTCGATCAGGGCGACACTCGTGTCGACGAAGCCACGCTGCGCCGCGTCCACCTGGCGCCCTACCCCGCCGCGATCGCCGCGGGCGTTGGCACGATCATGCCCTCGTACAGCAGCTGGAACGGCGAGAAGTGTTCGGCGAGCCACTACCTGCTCACCGAGGTGCTCAAAGAAGAACTCGGCTTCGAGGGCTTCCTCATCTCCGACTACAACGCCATCGACCAACTCGCCAGCGACTACAAAGAGTGCATCCGCCTCTCGATCAACGCCGGCATGGACATGGTGATGGTCCCCGAGCGGTACCAGGAATTCGTCACGAAGCTCACCGAGCTCGTGAACGAGGGCGCCGTCCCGATGGAGCGGATCGACGACGCCGTGCGGCGCATCCTCCGCGTCAAAGCGGCGATGGGCCTCTTAGGTCCCGACCCAGTGATCATGTCCGACGCGAACCTCGCGTCCAGCTTCGGCTCCGAGCCGCATCGTGAAGTCGCTAGGCGCGCCGTTCGACAGTCCCTCGTGCTGCTGAAGAACGACGGCGTCTTGCCACTTAAGGACGGCAATTTCGCGGTGACCGGCTCGGCGGCGGACGACCTGGGTATGCAGTGCGGCGGCTGGACGATTGACTGGCAAGGGAAAACGGGCGACGTCACCACCGGTGGCGTCACGATCCGCGACGCCCTGGCCGATGCGGCCAATGATCGCCTCGTCGCCGAGTCGGACCAAGCCGAAGCGATTGTCGTCGTGGTCGGCGAAAAACCCTACGCCGAAGGGACGGGCGACACCGACGAGCCCAAGCTCAGCGACGAAGATCAAGACGCGGTCGAAGCGGCGGTCGCCACGGACAAGCCCGTCGTTCTCGTCGTGATCTCCGGCAGGCCATTGGTGCTCGGCGACGCCGCTGATAAGTGCGCCGCGGTGGTCGCCGCTTGGCTTCCTGGCACCGAGGGCGCCGGCGTCGCCGACGTGCTGCTAGGCGATTACGCCCCCACCGGCAAGCTCTCGTTCACGTGGCCCAAGTCCGCAGACCAGCACCCCATCAACATCGGTGACGAGAACTACGAGCCGCTGTACCCGTACGGCCACGGCTTGTGCTACTGA
- a CDS encoding cellulase family glycosylhydrolase, with translation MTPLPALLTLSTLLFFGTLACGADSAFKHFVTRQGDQLYDGDEPLRFISWNIPNLHNVEDAFTFLGESPWRWPNDYEIADALESTRQMGGTAVRTYVLSVKREGSDMGDHVHVLAPGEFNEEAFQALDRVLAIANQKGVRVFIPLVDQWHWWGGIRQYEAFRDKPDDSFWTDPQLIADFKRTIDHLINRRNTVTGQLYKDDKAILCWETGNEIDAPASWTKEIAAYIKSLDGNHLVMDGRSLHGVPEWSLEDPNVDIVTTHHYPGPKPIPEAVRQAIADAAGKKPYLVGEVGFIPNDEMRQVFDDAIQSKAIGVLVWSLRFRNRDGGFYAHSEPAAEGRYKAYHWPGFASGDAYDESALLEMMRAKAYEIRDQSVPELPAPKPAELLPIEDPARLSWRGSTGASSYVVQRSSSAEGPWQAIAEGVDDAALYYRPQYADASATPGQSYYYRVVAKNASGAAVPSNMVGPVTPATHALVDELASLELIASTDGDVAADAGNARTVQEDPSRLSLSPGASVTYAVPGPVVSTTVYAFGGDAAAPRVTVSLDAADDPVPLSTTIKTPNRPAGDYGYLTPTLVEAMTEDRQGRLVTITAPETVPGPIQLSRVEIRYDAP, from the coding sequence ATGACGCCGCTGCCAGCACTACTAACGCTCTCCACGCTCTTGTTCTTCGGAACGCTCGCATGCGGCGCTGACAGCGCCTTCAAGCACTTCGTCACCCGCCAAGGCGATCAGCTTTACGACGGCGACGAGCCGCTACGGTTCATCTCCTGGAACATCCCCAACCTGCACAACGTCGAGGACGCTTTCACATTCCTCGGCGAATCGCCGTGGCGCTGGCCTAACGACTACGAGATCGCCGACGCTCTCGAAAGCACCCGTCAGATGGGCGGCACGGCCGTGCGGACTTATGTGCTGAGCGTGAAGCGTGAAGGCTCCGACATGGGCGACCACGTCCACGTCCTCGCGCCGGGTGAGTTCAATGAAGAAGCGTTCCAAGCGCTCGATCGTGTGCTGGCAATCGCTAACCAGAAGGGGGTCCGCGTCTTCATCCCGCTGGTGGACCAGTGGCATTGGTGGGGCGGCATCCGACAGTACGAGGCGTTCCGCGACAAGCCCGACGACTCTTTCTGGACCGACCCGCAGTTGATCGCCGATTTCAAACGCACGATCGATCACCTCATCAACCGCCGCAACACGGTCACGGGACAGCTCTATAAGGACGACAAAGCAATCCTCTGCTGGGAGACCGGCAACGAGATCGACGCGCCGGCGTCGTGGACCAAAGAGATCGCCGCCTACATCAAGTCGCTCGACGGGAACCACCTAGTGATGGATGGCCGCTCGCTGCACGGCGTGCCCGAGTGGTCGCTCGAGGACCCAAACGTCGATATCGTCACGACGCATCATTACCCCGGCCCGAAGCCGATCCCAGAAGCCGTTCGCCAAGCCATCGCCGACGCCGCCGGCAAGAAGCCCTATCTCGTCGGCGAGGTGGGCTTCATCCCCAACGACGAGATGCGGCAAGTCTTCGACGACGCCATCCAGTCGAAGGCGATCGGCGTCTTGGTCTGGAGCCTTCGGTTCCGCAACCGCGACGGCGGCTTCTACGCCCACTCCGAGCCTGCCGCCGAAGGGCGCTACAAGGCCTACCACTGGCCCGGCTTCGCCTCGGGCGACGCCTACGACGAGTCAGCACTACTGGAAATGATGCGTGCGAAAGCGTACGAGATTCGCGACCAGTCGGTACCCGAACTGCCAGCCCCGAAGCCAGCTGAGCTACTGCCGATCGAGGACCCGGCTCGCCTGTCGTGGCGAGGCTCCACCGGCGCCTCTTCGTACGTCGTACAGCGATCATCCAGCGCCGAGGGGCCATGGCAAGCGATCGCCGAAGGCGTTGACGACGCCGCTCTCTACTACCGCCCCCAGTATGCCGACGCGTCGGCGACACCGGGCCAGTCGTACTACTACCGAGTCGTCGCCAAGAACGCTTCCGGCGCAGCGGTGCCGTCGAACATGGTCGGACCCGTGACGCCGGCGACGCACGCCCTCGTCGATGAACTAGCGAGCCTTGAGCTGATCGCTTCGACCGATGGCGACGTGGCGGCGGATGCGGGGAACGCCCGGACCGTTCAGGAGGACCCCAGCCGGCTCTCGTTGAGCCCGGGGGCGAGCGTCACGTATGCGGTCCCAGGTCCAGTGGTGAGTACTACCGTCTACGCCTTCGGCGGCGATGCAGCGGCGCCACGAGTTACTGTTTCTCTAGACGCCGCCGACGACCCGGTACCGCTTTCAACAACAATAAAAACGCCAAATCGCCCGGCGGGAGACTATGGCTACTTGACCCCGACGCTCGTCGAGGCGATGACGGAAGATCGCCAAGGGCGTCTCGTCACGATCACTGCGCCGGAAACTGTTCCCGGCCCCATCCAGCTCTCTCGGGTGGAGATACGTTACGACGCGCCGTGA
- a CDS encoding sodium:solute symporter family protein has product MNGAHPIDLAIIAAYVAATVGIGFWISKRASKNLRSYFLGGNTIPWYMLGLSNASGMFDISGTMLMVYWLFVYGVKSAWIPWLWPVFNQVVMMVYLSVWLRRSGVLTGADWIRFRFGDGRGAQLAHLVVVLFALINVVGFLAYGFIGIGKFASTFLPLHLSTDPATNANLWGLAITAVTTLYVVKGGMFSVVFTEVLQFGIMTAACIGVGVIAMQQTTPELIAAATPDGWHDLWFGMRLNLDWSGLLPSANDKITGDGWELFSLFVGLCLFKGVLASMAGPAPNYDMQRVLSAKSPREAALMSGLVSLVLLVPRYMLITGLAVLALVFFTDELNSMGSEVDFELILPFAMREFIPVGLFGLLIAALLAAFMSTYAATVNAAPAYVVNDIYKRYINPNADDKTYVRMSYLTSVVVVIAGTAFGFVIDDLKDVVNWIVGALYGGYVAANVLKWHWWRFNGWGYFWGMAGGIGSAMMIATIVKTYPQIGGFETNLALFPVTLAISLIGCIAGSLLTAPDDPAVLQHFYLKVRPWGCWGPVREQLLTSNPDLAANHDFSRDAVNVAIAIAWQTALTAAGIYLVLRDWTALGWCVGVIVVTSAVLKFNWYDKLQDYPDGYAPEGAV; this is encoded by the coding sequence ATGAACGGCGCCCATCCGATCGACCTGGCGATCATCGCCGCCTACGTGGCGGCGACGGTCGGCATCGGGTTCTGGATCTCCAAGCGGGCCTCAAAAAACCTCCGCAGTTATTTCCTCGGCGGCAACACGATCCCCTGGTACATGCTCGGGCTCTCCAACGCCTCGGGCATGTTCGACATCAGCGGCACGATGCTGATGGTCTATTGGCTCTTCGTCTATGGCGTGAAGAGCGCTTGGATTCCTTGGTTGTGGCCCGTCTTCAATCAAGTCGTGATGATGGTCTATCTGTCGGTCTGGCTGCGCCGTTCGGGCGTGCTGACCGGGGCCGACTGGATCCGATTCCGCTTCGGTGACGGCCGCGGCGCACAGCTCGCTCACCTGGTCGTGGTGCTATTCGCGTTGATCAACGTGGTGGGCTTTCTCGCTTACGGCTTTATTGGCATCGGGAAGTTTGCATCGACCTTCCTGCCGCTGCACCTATCGACCGACCCCGCCACTAACGCCAACCTCTGGGGCTTGGCGATCACCGCCGTGACGACGCTCTACGTCGTGAAAGGCGGCATGTTCAGTGTCGTCTTCACTGAAGTCCTGCAGTTCGGCATCATGACGGCCGCCTGTATCGGCGTCGGCGTGATCGCGATGCAGCAAACAACGCCCGAGCTCATTGCCGCGGCGACGCCCGACGGTTGGCATGACCTTTGGTTCGGAATGCGTCTGAACCTCGATTGGTCGGGGCTCTTGCCGTCGGCGAACGACAAAATCACCGGCGACGGCTGGGAGCTGTTCTCACTCTTTGTGGGCCTATGCCTCTTCAAGGGCGTCCTCGCCAGCATGGCCGGCCCGGCGCCAAATTACGACATGCAGCGAGTCCTCTCCGCCAAGTCGCCAAGAGAGGCGGCCCTGATGAGCGGCTTGGTGAGCCTCGTGCTGCTCGTGCCGCGTTACATGCTGATCACCGGACTCGCCGTGCTCGCTCTGGTGTTCTTCACCGATGAGCTGAACTCGATGGGATCGGAGGTTGATTTCGAGTTGATCCTCCCCTTCGCGATGCGCGAGTTTATTCCGGTGGGCCTCTTCGGACTGTTGATCGCGGCGTTGTTGGCGGCGTTCATGTCCACCTACGCCGCGACAGTCAACGCGGCGCCAGCCTATGTCGTCAACGATATCTACAAGCGCTACATCAACCCGAATGCCGATGACAAGACCTATGTCCGCATGAGCTACCTCACCTCGGTCGTCGTCGTGATCGCAGGAACCGCCTTTGGCTTCGTCATCGACGATCTGAAGGACGTCGTGAACTGGATCGTCGGCGCCCTCTACGGCGGTTACGTCGCGGCCAACGTGCTCAAGTGGCACTGGTGGCGGTTCAACGGCTGGGGCTATTTCTGGGGCATGGCCGGCGGCATCGGCTCCGCGATGATGATCGCCACCATCGTTAAGACGTACCCACAGATCGGCGGCTTCGAGACGAACCTCGCCCTCTTTCCCGTAACGCTCGCCATCTCGCTCATCGGGTGCATCGCCGGCAGCCTACTGACGGCGCCCGACGACCCAGCAGTCCTCCAGCACTTTTATTTGAAAGTGCGTCCCTGGGGCTGCTGGGGACCCGTGCGTGAGCAGCTACTTACTTCGAACCCCGACCTCGCTGCCAACCATGATTTCAGCCGTGACGCGGTGAACGTCGCCATCGCCATCGCTTGGCAGACCGCGCTGACCGCGGCAGGCATCTATCTCGTACTGCGAGACTGGACGGCGCTCGGCTGGTGCGTCGGGGTGATCGTGGTTACGTCGGCGGTTCTCAAGTTCAATTGGTACGACAAGCTCCAAGACTATCCTGATGGTTACGCGCCCGAAGGAGCGGTTTAA
- a CDS encoding glycoside hydrolase family 130 protein translates to MAEVLSARGNANGVATSQGLPNIPWQDRPAGSKAVVWRHRENPVIPRAPQPGVQGVYNSAVTPFGDGFAGVFRLEKTDRFPRLHVGWSEDGLDWQLEPEPVVFSNWKDDPSHYAYDPRVTAIDGEYIVQWCGGHNGPTISLARTKDFRTFERLENAFLPFNRNGVLFPRKINGAYYMFSRPSDNGHTPFGDIYLSESPNLIHWGRHRLVMRKGGDHVGQWWQRTKIGAGPVPIETPEGWLMIYHGVIDTCNGFVYSMGAALLDLDEPWRVLYRTNQHVLTPEADYEVSGHVPNVVFPVTALCDQPTGRLAIYYGAADTCTALAYANLSELVEFTKANSAVF, encoded by the coding sequence GTGGCAGAAGTACTCAGCGCTCGCGGCAATGCCAATGGCGTCGCGACGTCGCAAGGGCTCCCCAACATCCCCTGGCAGGACCGCCCGGCGGGCAGCAAGGCAGTTGTTTGGCGCCACCGCGAAAACCCGGTCATCCCCCGCGCGCCGCAGCCCGGGGTGCAGGGTGTTTACAACAGCGCCGTCACGCCGTTCGGCGACGGCTTTGCCGGGGTGTTCCGTCTCGAAAAAACCGATCGCTTCCCGCGGCTGCACGTCGGCTGGAGCGAAGACGGACTCGATTGGCAACTCGAGCCCGAGCCCGTTGTCTTTAGTAACTGGAAGGACGACCCCAGCCACTACGCCTACGACCCGCGCGTCACCGCGATCGATGGCGAGTACATCGTCCAGTGGTGCGGCGGCCACAACGGCCCGACGATCAGCCTCGCCCGCACCAAGGACTTCCGCACCTTCGAACGGCTTGAGAACGCCTTTCTGCCGTTCAACCGCAACGGTGTGCTCTTCCCGCGGAAGATCAATGGCGCCTACTACATGTTCAGCCGCCCGAGTGACAACGGGCACACGCCGTTCGGCGACATCTACCTGAGCGAAAGCCCAAACCTCATTCACTGGGGACGGCATCGCCTCGTGATGCGTAAGGGGGGCGATCACGTCGGCCAGTGGTGGCAACGCACCAAGATCGGGGCCGGCCCCGTGCCGATCGAGACACCCGAGGGATGGCTGATGATCTATCACGGCGTCATCGACACCTGCAACGGGTTCGTCTACAGCATGGGCGCCGCGCTGCTGGACCTCGACGAGCCATGGCGGGTGCTCTACCGCACCAACCAGCACGTGCTCACGCCCGAGGCCGATTACGAGGTGTCGGGCCACGTGCCGAATGTCGTCTTCCCCGTCACCGCGCTGTGCGACCAGCCGACGGGCCGTTTGGCGATCTATTACGGCGCCGCCGACACTTGTACAGCGCTCGCCTACGCGAATCTCTCCGAGTTGGTCGAGTTCACGAAGGCGAATTCGGCGGTATTCTAG
- a CDS encoding LacI family DNA-binding transcriptional regulator gives MSKRTPRLKDVAEAANVSISAASRILRGEESRFGEETCRRVLEASRKLGWRPNLLVNGIQTGTTRTVGVMIPPFDSFWIAVLSGIHARFAEADYLPITVWLGDLEHMPHFEADEKRGLELINRLLDRRVDAFILWPPFGMAYRDHLPEFRDRAVPIVTIDHHPDTPLWDTVATNEQSTTAMVAKHLVDLGHRRIAVISSRETPSQTWALERRNSFEAALLKACPKAEIKVWRLNEEGNNGVEVATQLLRSRFRPTAVFAATDHEAAYVYQAAAKIGVRIPEELSVVGFADLDFAATMTPPLTTVRQRAREIGDQAAALVLRRLMGESGAGSIPFSNVRVDGDLILRDSTGPAPVDAVD, from the coding sequence ATGTCCAAAAGGACGCCACGCCTCAAAGATGTCGCCGAAGCGGCGAACGTCTCGATCAGCGCCGCCTCCCGCATCTTGCGTGGAGAAGAATCGCGTTTTGGCGAAGAGACTTGCCGCCGAGTACTAGAGGCTTCTCGCAAGCTTGGCTGGCGGCCCAACCTGTTGGTGAACGGCATCCAGACGGGGACGACACGCACCGTCGGCGTGATGATCCCTCCATTTGACTCGTTCTGGATCGCGGTGCTTTCGGGGATTCATGCCCGGTTCGCCGAGGCTGACTACTTGCCGATCACCGTCTGGCTAGGTGACCTGGAGCACATGCCCCACTTCGAGGCCGACGAAAAGCGCGGCCTTGAATTGATCAATCGCCTGCTGGATCGCCGCGTCGATGCGTTTATCTTGTGGCCGCCATTCGGCATGGCGTACCGGGACCACCTGCCGGAGTTTCGCGACCGCGCGGTGCCGATCGTCACGATCGACCACCACCCCGATACGCCACTGTGGGACACCGTTGCAACCAACGAGCAATCGACCACCGCGATGGTCGCCAAACACTTGGTCGACCTTGGCCATCGACGGATCGCAGTTATCAGCAGCCGAGAAACGCCCTCTCAGACCTGGGCGTTGGAACGGCGGAACTCGTTCGAGGCGGCGCTGCTGAAGGCGTGCCCCAAAGCTGAAATCAAGGTCTGGCGGCTGAACGAAGAGGGCAACAATGGCGTCGAGGTGGCGACGCAACTCCTCCGTAGCCGCTTCCGTCCCACCGCGGTATTCGCGGCGACGGACCACGAAGCGGCTTACGTCTACCAAGCGGCGGCGAAGATCGGCGTCCGCATCCCGGAGGAACTTTCCGTTGTCGGCTTCGCCGACCTCGACTTCGCCGCCACGATGACGCCACCGCTCACGACGGTCCGGCAGCGAGCGCGGGAGATCGGCGATCAAGCCGCGGCGCTGGTGCTGCGGCGTTTGATGGGTGAGAGCGGCGCCGGCAGCATCCCCTTCTCCAACGTCCGTGTGGACGGCGACCTCATCCTCCGCGATTCGACCGGGCCTGCGCCGGTAGACGCCGTCGACTGA